From the genome of Psychrilyobacter atlanticus DSM 19335, one region includes:
- the dut gene encoding dUTP diphosphatase has translation MKKVEVKIIKADGVALPKYMTDGAAGMDVCAHIEKPVTLKSLERRLIPTGIVMEIPFGYEVQVRPRSGLAMKHGITLVNSPGTIDSDYRGEVGIILINLSSEEYTINPMERIGQLVLQKVYKMEFVETDSVEESKRSTGGFGHTGK, from the coding sequence ATGAAAAAAGTAGAAGTCAAGATAATAAAAGCGGATGGGGTAGCTCTTCCAAAGTATATGACAGATGGTGCAGCTGGAATGGATGTATGCGCTCATATTGAAAAACCTGTAACTTTAAAAAGTTTAGAAAGACGACTGATTCCTACAGGAATAGTTATGGAGATACCATTTGGCTATGAGGTTCAGGTAAGGCCTAGAAGTGGATTAGCAATGAAGCACGGGATTACCCTAGTAAATTCTCCAGGGACTATAGATTCAGATTATAGGGGAGAAGTCGGAATAATTTTGATTAATCTGAGTTCAGAGGAATATACTATAAATCCAATGGAAAGAATTGGGCAGCTTGTCCTTCAAAAGGTTTATAAGATGGAATTCGTTGAAACGGATAGTGTAGAAGAAAGTAAAAGATCTACAGGTGGTTTTGGCCATACTGGGAAATAG
- the rodA gene encoding rod shape-determining protein RodA — protein MKNNRDVRVLIKKVKKMSYRILLNAVLIAVISAFSIYSATYTKTTSFLKKDLIWLLLGIVVYFVFSMIDFKLYRRYSRLIYGASLISLLAVFAFGVTKLGAKRWIDLGFMNLQPSEFAKIFMVLTFSALLVNNYKSSFSGLKDVVKSGIHILPVFILILKQPDLGTSLTLIAVFGVLIFVHGIDSKTITIMLGSLVAFVPFAYFFLLKEYQQTRILTFLNPEKDLLGSGWNVTQSMIAVGSGGLFGKGLFQGTQSKLKFLPESHTDFIGAVFLEETGFVGGLILLVLYYSLIYNIVRIGNNSNDEYGRLICYGVAAIIFFHTTVNLGMIIGIMPVTGLPLLLMSYGGSSYIFTFMMLGIVQSVKVHSDKY, from the coding sequence ATGAAAAATAATAGAGATGTAAGAGTTTTGATCAAAAAAGTAAAAAAAATGAGTTATAGAATTTTATTGAATGCAGTATTAATAGCTGTAATCAGTGCATTTTCAATATACAGTGCAACTTACACTAAAACTACTTCTTTTTTAAAGAAAGATTTGATTTGGCTTCTTTTGGGGATAGTGGTGTATTTTGTATTTTCTATGATAGATTTCAAGTTATATAGACGCTATTCCAGGCTGATCTATGGAGCAAGTCTGATATCTCTGCTGGCTGTTTTTGCATTTGGAGTAACTAAATTAGGAGCTAAAAGGTGGATAGACTTAGGGTTTATGAATTTGCAGCCTTCAGAATTTGCCAAGATATTTATGGTATTAACTTTTTCAGCCCTCTTGGTAAACAATTATAAAAGTAGTTTTTCAGGTCTAAAAGATGTGGTCAAGTCTGGAATTCATATTCTACCTGTGTTCATACTTATATTAAAACAACCAGATCTGGGGACTTCCCTCACATTGATTGCAGTATTCGGAGTATTAATATTTGTTCATGGGATAGATAGCAAAACAATAACTATAATGCTTGGAAGTTTGGTAGCTTTTGTCCCATTTGCATATTTTTTTCTTTTGAAAGAATATCAGCAGACAAGGATTTTAACATTTTTAAATCCAGAAAAGGACCTTTTAGGAAGTGGATGGAATGTAACGCAGTCCATGATAGCAGTGGGTTCAGGGGGATTGTTTGGGAAGGGTTTATTCCAGGGAACTCAGAGTAAACTGAAATTTTTACCAGAATCCCATACAGACTTTATAGGTGCTGTCTTTTTAGAAGAAACAGGATTTGTAGGAGGGTTGATATTATTAGTTTTATATTATTCCCTTATCTATAACATAGTTCGAATAGGAAATAACTCCAACGATGAATACGGAAGATTGATTTGTTATGGGGTAGCTGCCATAATATTTTTTCACACCACAGTAAACTTGGGGATGATAATAGGAATTATGCCGGTAACAGGATTGCCGCTTCTTCTCATGAGTTATGGTGGTAGTTCATATATCTTTACCTTTATGATGTTGGGGATAGTTCAGAGTGTAAAAGTTCATAGTGATAAATATTAA